AAGTATTTCCTTGGATTTGATACCTGCAAaatgcgaaagtataaaatgaacttaaagGCTCATTCACATAAAACTTCCCTCTCCGTCATACTGAAACAACGAAGCGTAGAAAACAAAAGGTATGCAACAATGAACGCTTTGTTGTCAGTGTTGCTTGGCGAAGCATAAAAAGAGGAGAGCTGcctaatattttgcttaaaaagtTAACCAAAATGTCTCAgagacttattaattttatttttatttgttatgcgcgggttgttttttataattcgggattagagaacaaaattaatattataattgaaaatcgctttattgtttttcaaaatattctccgaaatataaaaggcaaacTACATAGTTCTTGAACATCATCGTGCACATAATGATGAGATCTATCACCTGATTTGTATCATTATTGTTTTACCTTTTTATTAAACTGTTGTTGTGTTCAACTGGTTTGGAAAACTCTTAACTCGGTTGTTAAAATCTTTTTCGATCTGTTCGTTAACTTCGTCAGACACTTTAAAAACTCCGTTATCTTCAGTAATTTCTATGTTATTAATGCTGACGCCCGTTTTGTTTGAACTCGGAAAGGTTAATTTAACCTAGCTAATTCCTTTTGCCAGAGTTAACTTTTGTCTTACCTTACTTTCGCTTATGACGTCACGTTGCGAACAGCTGGTTGTCCAGTAAAGCGGTACTTTCAGGGCGTGATCTTGTGCTCTATCATTATTGTATACAACCACACGTATGCTTCCATTTGCGAGAGTGGGTATCTGATTGAGCTCGTATATAATAACATTGACAGAGAAAAACATTGAAGCAAAAGAATAAGAAAATTTATGCTGGTATTGCTCTAGTGTTCTCATTGCACAATTATTATTTGAGTGTaaagaaaacgaaattttttcgtatatatgGCATCTGTAAGTTCATCATTGAGACTGGGTGTTGCAGCGTGGCGCCAAATTCAGATCAAGCCTTTCAGTTAGCCTCTCGCTTTCAAAATATACGCAACTCATCGAACAAAATTctgaatttgtaaaaaaaagtttatttcacttaaattctacacatacatatgtacatacactcaaaatatgtatataataaattctaTGTTATTAAAAACTATACTGCTTAATACGAAATtgtcatatgtatgtttaaatacTGTTTACCGCGAAACATTGTGCGTACATTATGCGTCTATATTGCAAGTTCATATTCGCGTTAAAACATTAATTAGAAGTAAGCTTTGGGTGCGGCTTAGTTGAGTAAGTcgtatctatacatacatacatacatacatacatatgtatatccaggtatatatgcatatacatatgtatgtacattgggacgtttcatttaaagttcttttttatttcttcgccGACAcatccaaattttgttttttatgtttaaaaaataattccatGAAAATTTGAGCCCATAACTTGTAGTACTACCTGTTTGTTTTTCAAGTATatcacatatttttgaaaaaaatttagggaGCAAGTGGTTTTAACGTTAATGTCATAAAAGTGAATTATTTCAGAGATGTAAAcgatttaataaacaaaataaaaacaaataagtttttatgaaatttatttatttaaaacccGGATCAAATTTGTAGCAATTTTTTGTTCAACATAAGATACAAACATTTTATGTACTCgagaagaaacaaaaaagttttaaatttaacacCCTAATATGCACATAGTGCAAATGTATTAACATGCAATGGTGTACATGCCTTTATGCATATAAATTCATTTATcactcttaattaattttaattccaacaTTCTTCTTgcataattatacatacatacatggtatTGAAGGAAAAGTGAGCaattatgttaataaatttCTTTCAGAAAAGCAAAATGTCAGAAGAGATCTTTACTATATATGAGAACAGTCCGAACTTAGCAAAAAACAAGGATAACAGTAATGTGTATGGTAAAAtggtttttccaaaaaacactCGAGCCAATGGAGACAATAGCTATGGAAATGAAAGTGCATTTAATTTTTCggtatttgatttaaattcgAAGTTGATTGAAAAAAGGCAACCGATATACGACAATATTAAACATAACGAATTATCAAGCCAAAAACTactatttacaaaattatttggaacagcgaaaaataatgatattatcTATGAAAACTTATGTCGTGGATGTGGTTATGGTatttttgaagggaaaaattATTTGTGTGACTTTTGTATATGTTTGGTTAAAGgtaacaaaagtaacaaatccGAAAGTttgcgaaaaataaataaaaatcatgtgAACACTGAGGAGAATatctatgaaaatatttgttcttgttgttccAATTTATATAATACTCAAGAATGTCAATTCTGCATAAGAAGCGAAAAATTCATGGAAACATCAAAAGAAGAAAAACTTGAAGTTATGAAAAAAGAGCAGAAAACATTGTATTTTCAGAATTTGGATAAGCCTAAATTCTTCGATGGTATTTTGGGGTCGTTGAAGAAAAGTTCAAAACCTAAACAAGAATGTTCAAGTAAAAAACACAAACGGGTGGAGGCAATGTATAACGTTAAAGGACACCCTAATGTTTCCCCATCAAATAACGTATTTAATAAGCAAGGAATACTCGATTTTAAGCAAAAGAAAACGAACTACGATGCATTCCGGAGAGAGCAACATATATACGGCCGATTAAAATTTAGCGAACATTTTGTTGGTAAAATTCCTTTAGAAGTAACTTCTAATCATACTGTGTCTAAACCTCGTGAATTCCTAAAGGGAGATCTAGATTCCGTTCACATCAAAAGTTCTATTGAATGTTCATCTGCTTCGAGGAAACTATCCAAATCACCCAAAATTCTAAAACATTTTCCAACTCGTCCTTTTAATACACCAGATTATAAAACGCTTCATACTCCACTGTCTGAAAGCGTTTGTTATTGGTTGGAATTGCTGCGTCAACAAGTGCATAATTATTACAGTCATGGTACATCATTTGATGATGGCGATTACGGTTTATGTATTCCTAAGAGCCTTCCATCAAGAAGCGTGTTGATGCACACATACTGCGATGCTGCTTCAAGTTATGAAATGTACGATTTTGTTTCCCCTTTCTATTTAGAAATAGGAATGACTAATTTGACGACAACTGATAAAAACGTAGAAGAAGAAAATGCTacatttacaaataatataagtCATATTCATATTAGTAAGCAAATTGAAAATCGTTTTGAGACAATGGTGGATGTATTTAAGCAAAATCTGAAAGCAAAATGTATACTTCATAAACAGAGAGAGTATCAAACATCTGTTGAGCAATCCAATTATTCGCTCAACACATTATCAGAAGCAAGCTATGTAATACGATCTTCACTGCAGCGAACCAAATGGCCCTCCGAACATAGTCCGATTGCGGTAATGAATTATCAACCGCTCTCAACAGTTACCGCCGAAAAAGGTCGAACTAGTTGCTTTTCAACTTGCAATGTGATCAAAAGCAAGTGCAGTCATTGTGGTTGGCTAGGTGGTGGAGGGGtatcaaaagaaaaaactaaaatcaaaattaaccaagaaaaatgtgaaagaaaTTATAAGGAAAAATCGGAAATGATTAATACGTACAACAAAGCACACGGGCAGTACCTCAAACAAATAAACGgttattttttcgatattaaagGAAAATGTTGCAATAATTCATTCAAAATATACGAAGTGAACAATCAAAATCCAAAAATCAaccattttaattttgtgtgtttAATTAACAATGTGTTAATATCGTATAGCCTTAATACAAACGTCTTGCATTTGTGTTCCAATCGATTGCAGTACTTTAATTGGTTTCAAGATTGGCTTCTTTACAATTTCAACCCGTGGAGCTTCAATGTTAAACGTGCTTTGAAGGTGCTGGCTAATTATAATAGctttaaaatatcatttaaattaTGGGCTGTACTGAATGAGTCAGTAAAGCGACATAGAGGTTTATGGAAATATGATAAACAAGGGGAGAACATTTATGGTGAAGCACCAATTGACAGCACAGTGAGCGAGCAAGTTACGAAATTTATTCCAATGGCATTTCAAAGTAGTAGTTTGGAGAGCGACTTTATTGTTAATGAGAATGAGAGTGTACAATTAAGTGCGACACAAAATGtggtaaaaaataaatgtatgaaaaGCAATGACGAAGTAGTTCTGCTACGTACAAAAACTAAGGAAACGTTGGAAAGAAGTAAAAAAGCTCAAGGGAAATATTTAGATCTTGATGAAAACGTAGTTAAACTAAACAACTAtgattataataaaaatgaagataTTGATTTGACAACTGgaaccaaaatttcaaataatcatAGCCTTTCTGATGAAAAAAATAACTCGTCTCACACTGAAGAAAACTCTATAATAAAAGCAAAGGAAGAAGACATTTACCAACCCATTTGGAAGTTTCAAACCGTTGGAGAGGCTCTATACGATAGTGATCCCGAATATTATAATTTGAGTAATCGAACTTGTAATTCGAAGTATTTGCATAAAAGGAAGCAACGTATGTCAAATGATTCATCAATTCCATGTCTTGTTATATCTGACAATGGGGAAGATCATGGAGATTGGGAGACCGATGACGAATTTATGTTCTCAAAACAGTTTGATGAATACTGCGGAGCAGGCGACCTGATACCATTACAAACATCACACAACACAATTTCTCAGAGCAATAGCACAATCACAAGTGCTTCAAGTTCTGACATCATTACTGCACCGTCACACTCAAATTTTCAACATCCCTTCCTCCGTACAGTATGCATTTTTTTCAGCTTAAAGGAGCCTAAAATTCGTGCAATCGTATATGATTACACGTATAGCCAATCATcgtattattttgcaaaaaaccaAAATGCAAACTTGCAAACTTACAATAAGACCAACGGAAAATTGAAACCAACGAATACATCTACTTTTAATTGGTTACCGCCATCAAATAGTACTCATGAAAACATAGCGTTTGTATCAACAATAACGAACAGAACATGTGTAAATAATGAACCTGCCACAGACTCTAGATTGAATCCAATAAATGCGTGGAAACTGAACctattaaatatatcaaacaTTGAAGATGAAGATGACTTGGTAAGTAAAAATAAGTTTGAACTACATATTTCTCTTTAAATTTGGATAACTGCGTTATTAGCCTTAGACGTAAAtacttataacataaaatatatattttatgacaAAACTTGGTAACATATATTgatgaaattcgaaaaaaattgtagcTAAATAAAGGAATTTGTTCCAATCATTTTAAAGTGTATGATTTCGAAGGAAGGATTCAATTCAAATTGTTTGtaattaagtatgtatgtatatcttaagGGGGGATACCTTTAGTACcgtcaaaaaaagtaattttttcctattttattattatattaagaggTATTATtgaactacaaaataaaaattattttttgtcaaaaaaaaatataataaaatggcgaaaataTCAACGATCCCGTTGATTGACATTTTTTTGCGGCCATCAACTTCCTGGCTAGGCTTCTTATCCGAaacgaaaaaagtaaatttttttaatctggaAGCATAGTAGAGGGGTTTtgagaatttcgaaaattcggaGATGTAGGCCaggattttggaaaaattgctaTAATGATGCTATATTACCTGTGTTTTTCGAAACCAAAATTCTTAAATAACTGTCAAAATACCACGCACTTgagtataaaattgtctataaaatacgctttagttcaagtaaatcggttaaataattcgcTCGAAATTTTGACGGCcagatgaaaaaagttagtttCGAAGAAACGATCCTCAAAGTTCTTCGGTTGTATAGACCGCAGCATGAAGTGCAATGTTCAATGAAGTGGTtagaagtaattatttttttaatcaaatagttttaatttaatttggaatCATAAggagaaaagatggttttcatGACCATCCTGAGTAACAGGAATTTAAAAATCTTGTTTCTATATTTGGAATCATAACGAAGCGGCTTTATCTGTTTACAGCAATGTTGAAGGTTATGATACACATGATTGAAAAGAAAACGCTTACTTCTTGTAGTTAAATAGTTATTAGTACCTGTCCGCAACTTAAATTCATCTAGTCTACTATTACCCTGGTGAtgccattttaatatcaaaaaattacatCCCAAAGCATTTAGACTAAGCTAATGTCTTAAAATGCCTacaaactattttaaaatttgatctCTTAAAAGAGATACATATACCAAGAAATCGTTCGGACAAAACCCCGCtcgattaaaataattaattaattttttttcccaaCACCTCCCACTGTAAGTACCTATAACGAATTTGGTTCTATTGCGAACACGGTTGTCGAAACTTTAAGTAACTTGGAACGTTGGTTGCGAATAGaatataaatttcacaaaatcatcaaaatgtaaaaaagaaattcatgaGGAATACATTGAAAGGTTTTGTGGTTAAAATTTGTTTCGTAAGAGGAAGGGAAACTTGTTAATATTAAAGTCAAAATTGCGGTGCCGTGTTCATAAGCCAATAATTGATTTTGATAGATTACACAGTACCACattattaagtaaattttaataaatgataattgtttgtatttAACTTTACTTTGATGATTCTAATTttacatgtatgtacttatgtagttAACGTAACTGCTTATTAACTATATTTAATAGTTCGTGTCAGAGAAAGAGCTTTTGCGCTCTCAAGCCTTTAAAGAGAATACCGAATATGAGAGTTCACCTCCAAAACTATCTGCCCCCCAGCTTATTAAAAGTGTTTCGTCCGGTAATATTTTGGATATACCAAGTGTGGACGACAAAAAAACCATTACCGAACGTGTGCGTAGTAAATGtgagtatataaatacattaccCTGTTGCTTACAACAACATATGGAATCAAGCAGACTGAAAATATCGCTTCTGAGGAAGAGCGCCACAAGAATGTTTAACATAACGTTTTAACATGAAGTTAATACAAAGATGGCGCACGAACCCACAATCAACCGTAAAAAGCAACGTTTCATAGATTGTGGATAGTGTTTGTAGATTCTCAAtcataaaaaacgtcaaaacagctataaataaataaaaattttactgaaacgtttgaaggaattgaaaataaatcaatgAATATTACAGTTATAATCAGAGTCTCTCCATCCTTGCAAGTAAAATCGAGtttaacttgaaaaaaatttcttggaaACGATAATAAATTTTCAGTCTGCGTTTCTGCagaagaaatttttgtattacctCATTCAAGATGTGTTTTCAATCCCATACAAAAATAATACCTTTACtgtcatacattttttaaatgtgtattttaaCCTATTCAATTTCTTCCCCATTTCTCACACAGTTCCAAGAAGCGTCTTCaaaatgtaagtatatttacGGAAATATGTTAAAATCTCCTTCATAATAATATAATCGATTATTTAGAAAAACGTTGTTCGAAACTCCAAATTTTTGCTTCCTTAGTGGATTGCCGACTTTTTAccactttgttttgtttttatgattcaaaGTACATTTTTCAAAGATTTCTACCAATGTAAAtgtgaaaacaagaaaaacaaaaataaagttttttggcATTATGgagtaaaatcaaatatttgaataatacGCAGCTAAAGCAAAACATGTGTACATTGCTTTTCGAAACAAAGTAACACTTATAATTTCTATCTAGAAAACCTAAGTACGCTAGGCacataaaaattaagatttgaACGATTTCGTTtaccatttttgttttagacTCAGAAcaacatttaaaacaaattttaacaaacttttttcaaatattgtctCGATTTGACACTTTTGAAGAGTGGAccctaattaatttttaactgctataatcaataaaaaaaccgATAATTTAATAAGTTCAATCTTCAGAATCTAGTTAGAATTTCAATCaacattactttttattataatgTTATTTATTATGTTATAGAAATGTACGTTCACCAAAAACCGAGAAGAAACAAAATGACATCATTCGTTCTGCAAAAACGGGAAGTTTATATTTGGAAACAGATGCGCAACCTGAATTTCCAATTTTTGGGGCACCACttgaaaaattagaaatgagTGAAGTTGTTCATCATGTCCCACGTTTTGTTGTGGACTGTGTAGCTTATATCGAAcgtaaaaactttatattacaAGATGGATTATATCGTGCTTCTGGCAACAAAGTAGCTATtgatgaattgaaaaaaaagctaTCCGAAAGCTTCGTCTACAATTCAAATCTTTTGGTTGCTGATGATATACATACTATTACCAGTTTATTAAAACAATTCTTTCGAGAACTAAGCAACCCATTGATTCCCCAGCATATATATAATCAACTCGGACGTAATTTTCTTGAAACCGTTGGTATTGAAGCATTGAAAAATACACTTGAAGAAATGCCTGATCCTAATCGAGCAACATTGAAATTTCTTATACGCCATTTAAagaagtaattttaaaatacttttgggaaaaacttgcaatttatattatatttttttgttttcagtgtTGCCGCCTTCAGTAAAGAAAATCGCATGCCTGCATCTAACTTGGCAATTGTATGGGGCCCATGCATTTTTACATCAGAACAAATTGTATTTGGTGATATCGGACGAATGAATACACTAACTAAACTATTTATAGAAAACTACGAATACGTATTTAGCGAAAATGAGCGACTTGTAAATTAAGTTGTGATAAAAATTCTTATCATGTTACATCAcgttttagaattatttttgcaattaagtcaaaattttagtaaatcCTGAccgtttacatatgtatgttttatactctcgcaacatgttgaaCAGCgtataattattttgatattgttATTATCCTAATGGTTTCTGGTAACACTTACATCTAAAGAAGATagataaataattacaaatttatatcaaaatcagCAAGATGGCGCGATGATTTGACATCCAGTTAACTTAACCTGAAATCTTAATAATCTCAAAAAATTCCAAGACTTCTCCATTCTACTTATACAAATCATATGCTAGTGAATTTTATGCCAAATATATCGTATCATATATGGTATAGtgattatattaataaaatagtttgaaaGCTTGTTCGCAAGTATAGTTTAGTTTAATGCTTAGCTAAAATCTGAAACTTACCCTGATTTGCAATTTGCGAGAGTATACAAATTTCGTCTGCAACCGAACGCAGCCTTTCCTTAATTCTTTATTAAACAATCATGCTAAATTGAAAAGTAAGTATACACTAGAATTAACCAAATTTTACATTGTGataacatatattaaatatatgagtGCAGAGCTCTAAATTGCAATAAACTAGTAAAATCACTATCTCTGAACTATTATATACAGCTACTGATTGCTAATTAGAAACACAAGATAATCAGGATAAGtaagatttttgaatataaGGTGGCGGTTTGTTGCTAATCGGAAAAGTACTATTACTCGGaggcacaaaatttaaaaatttaattaaatgcctCCGAAATTATTAACTACCAACttaaaaaccgaaaacctaaaaagtgccataactaaacactaagatataaaactgtaatttgctACAGGGGATCAACCTGCCCCCCATCTAACTATTACCAGAATTTTTGAACATCCCGCTGAATTTTCCCCAGGGAACATTTGTTTAGTATGTGgtatgataatagttaatagataaaatcgggtcgatactactccAATTCCCATATacgagttttaaaattttaatttttctgacaaatcttatgccgaatttgtcggtcGATGTGCGAGTTATATAGTGAgtaattgcttagattccgatcctctggttgacgttttacatcttgaGGTATTTCCTTGGCGTTGATTCTTGCAATTTAACCCTTTCTTACTGTTTTTTCATGCATTATTTGCAATCCTCTCTAGCGGTAACTATTTTTCCGCTTTTTGTAATCTTCTAAGacttaataacaaaataaattttctataacgcGCACATAAAATCACTTCGCATGTAAATCATGAGTGCTTGATCGCTCACTCCATGTAGTTTCCATGCTAATTCTTTCAATAAATAGAGTCTCGTGTAGTCGCGAAAAGATGTGCAGTCTGTCAACcagtggcgga
The DNA window shown above is from Bactrocera tryoni isolate S06 chromosome 4, CSIRO_BtryS06_freeze2, whole genome shotgun sequence and carries:
- the LOC120776010 gene encoding uncharacterized protein LOC120776010, with the protein product MSEEIFTIYENSPNLAKNKDNSNVYGKMVFPKNTRANGDNSYGNESAFNFSVFDLNSKLIEKRQPIYDNIKHNELSSQKLLFTKLFGTAKNNDIIYENLCRGCGYGIFEGKNYLCDFCICLVKGNKSNKSESLRKINKNHVNTEENIYENICSCCSNLYNTQECQFCIRSEKFMETSKEEKLEVMKKEQKTLYFQNLDKPKFFDGILGSLKKSSKPKQECSSKKHKRVEAMYNVKGHPNVSPSNNVFNKQGILDFKQKKTNYDAFRREQHIYGRLKFSEHFVGKIPLEVTSNHTVSKPREFLKGDLDSVHIKSSIECSSASRKLSKSPKILKHFPTRPFNTPDYKTLHTPLSESVCYWLELLRQQVHNYYSHGTSFDDGDYGLCIPKSLPSRSVLMHTYCDAASSYEMYDFVSPFYLEIGMTNLTTTDKNVEEENATFTNNISHIHISKQIENRFETMVDVFKQNLKAKCILHKQREYQTSVEQSNYSLNTLSEASYVIRSSLQRTKWPSEHSPIAVMNYQPLSTVTAEKGRTSCFSTCNVIKSKCSHCGWLGGGGVSKEKTKIKINQEKCERNYKEKSEMINTYNKAHGQYLKQINGYFFDIKGKCCNNSFKIYEVNNQNPKINHFNFVCLINNVLISYSLNTNVLHLCSNRLQYFNWFQDWLLYNFNPWSFNVKRALKVLANYNSFKISFKLWAVLNESVKRHRGLWKYDKQGENIYGEAPIDSTVSEQVTKFIPMAFQSSSLESDFIVNENESVQLSATQNVVKNKCMKSNDEVVLLRTKTKETLERSKKAQGKYLDLDENVVKLNNYDYNKNEDIDLTTGTKISNNHSLSDEKNNSSHTEENSIIKAKEEDIYQPIWKFQTVGEALYDSDPEYYNLSNRTCNSKYLHKRKQRMSNDSSIPCLVISDNGEDHGDWETDDEFMFSKQFDEYCGAGDLIPLQTSHNTISQSNSTITSASSSDIITAPSHSNFQHPFLRTVCIFFSLKEPKIRAIVYDYTYSQSSYYFAKNQNANLQTYNKTNGKLKPTNTSTFNWLPPSNSTHENIAFVSTITNRTCVNNEPATDSRLNPINAWKLNLLNISNIEDEDDLFVSEKELLRSQAFKENTEYESSPPKLSAPQLIKSVSSGNILDIPSVDDKKTITERVRSKFPRSVFKINVRSPKTEKKQNDIIRSAKTGSLYLETDAQPEFPIFGAPLEKLEMSEVVHHVPRFVVDCVAYIERKNFILQDGLYRASGNKVAIDELKKKLSESFVYNSNLLVADDIHTITSLLKQFFRELSNPLIPQHIYNQLGRNFLETVGIEALKNTLEEMPDPNRATLKFLIRHLKNVAAFSKENRMPASNLAIVWGPCIFTSEQIVFGDIGRMNTLTKLFIENYEYVFSENERLVN